A stretch of the Candidatus Denitrolinea symbiosum genome encodes the following:
- a CDS encoding glycosyltransferase, whose translation MKITYSIVAPIYNEIENLPELHRRVAETMDALGEPWELLLVDDGSTDGSTDRIRALAASDERVRPVIFARNFGHQVAITAGWDYARGEAIVIIDADLQDPPEIIPELAKKWREGYEVVYAVRAEREGESWFKKATAAMFYRLIRWITDVNIPVDTGDFRLMDRKVVDVLKQMKERHRFPRGMSAWVGFRQIGVEYKRAARLAGVTKYPFRKMLKLALNAITSFSYFPLQVATFFGFISAGVAILAIPVVAILRMTGSHFFEGQTTTLISVLFLGGVQLISLGILGEYLGRLYDEAKSRPLYIVREAPKDR comes from the coding sequence ATGAAAATCACCTACTCGATCGTCGCCCCCATCTACAACGAAATCGAAAACCTTCCCGAGCTTCACCGCCGCGTCGCAGAGACGATGGACGCGCTGGGCGAACCCTGGGAACTGCTTCTCGTGGACGACGGCTCCACCGACGGCTCGACCGACAGGATCCGCGCGCTGGCCGCGTCCGACGAACGCGTCCGCCCCGTCATCTTTGCGCGCAACTTCGGCCATCAGGTCGCCATCACCGCCGGCTGGGACTACGCCCGCGGCGAGGCGATCGTCATCATCGACGCCGACTTGCAGGACCCGCCCGAGATCATTCCTGAACTGGCGAAGAAATGGCGCGAGGGCTACGAGGTGGTGTACGCTGTCCGCGCCGAGCGCGAGGGCGAATCCTGGTTTAAGAAGGCCACCGCCGCCATGTTCTATCGTCTCATCCGCTGGATCACCGACGTCAACATCCCGGTCGACACGGGAGATTTTCGCCTGATGGACCGCAAGGTGGTGGACGTGCTCAAGCAGATGAAGGAACGCCACCGCTTCCCGCGCGGGATGTCGGCCTGGGTGGGTTTCAGACAGATCGGCGTGGAATACAAGCGCGCCGCCCGTCTCGCGGGCGTGACGAAATATCCGTTCCGCAAAATGTTGAAACTCGCGCTGAACGCCATCACCAGTTTTTCCTATTTCCCCCTGCAGGTAGCCACGTTCTTTGGATTCATTTCCGCGGGCGTCGCCATTCTCGCGATTCCCGTTGTGGCTATCCTGCGGATGACGGGTTCGCATTTCTTCGAGGGGCAGACCACCACGCTCATTTCGGTCCTCTTTCTTGGCGGGGTGCAATTGATCTCGCTTGGCATCCTGGGGGAATATCTCGGCAGGTTGTACGATGAAGCCAAGAGCAGGCCGCTCTATATCGTCCGCGAAGCGCCGAAAGATCGTTGA
- a CDS encoding ATP-dependent Clp protease adapter protein ClpS, which translates to MSTLAFPGLETPADQQTELEPLFRVLVHNDDVTPMDFVTRVLVSVFLLGYPEAAEIMLYAHRHGMSVVQILPKAEAKKRINKAHFAAGLEGYPLHFSMEPE; encoded by the coding sequence ATGAGCACCCTGGCTTTTCCCGGCCTCGAAACCCCCGCCGACCAGCAAACCGAACTCGAGCCCCTCTTCCGCGTCCTCGTCCACAACGACGACGTGACGCCGATGGACTTCGTGACGCGCGTCCTCGTCTCCGTTTTCCTCCTCGGATATCCCGAAGCGGCGGAGATCATGCTCTACGCGCACCGTCACGGTATGTCGGTCGTGCAGATCCTGCCGAAGGCCGAGGCCAAAAAACGCATCAACAAGGCCCACTTCGCGGCGGGACTGGAGGGCTATCCGCTCCATTTTTCGATGGAGCCGGAGTAG
- a CDS encoding RNA helicase produces MNFTQFNLDSRLLAGIKKAGYETATPIQEAAIPAALRGRDIIGTAQTGTGKTAAFVLPILNKLLEGPRNAARALIVTPTRELADQIHDVIRVLATGTRLRSATIYGGVGAAPQIQALRNGVEILVACPGRLLDLIAQGHAKMNRIEILVLDEGDRMFDMGFLPDVRRIIAAVPAQRQTMLFSATFPLEVEQLAAQSLKHPQRIAMGLSRPAYTVSHALYPVPPHLKSPLLIELLKRIDANSVLVFTRTRRRAEKLQQQIRRAGYKATSLHSDRTQGQRQAALRGFKEGIHDIMVATDIAARGLDVENISHVINYDMPDTADAYIHRIGRTGRAQKTGDAFTFVTSEDEDLIRKLERIMGQPLKRETLEGFDYAVPAPPRPAPGPRGGRGAPRSDSRRERPAPTPKSYGKNRLAPRRRK; encoded by the coding sequence GTGAACTTCACGCAATTCAATCTCGATTCCCGCCTGCTGGCCGGGATCAAAAAGGCGGGCTACGAAACCGCCACGCCGATCCAGGAAGCGGCCATCCCGGCCGCCCTGCGCGGACGCGACATCATCGGCACCGCGCAGACCGGGACCGGCAAGACCGCCGCGTTCGTCCTCCCCATTCTCAACAAACTGCTCGAAGGACCGCGCAACGCGGCGCGCGCCCTCATCGTCACGCCGACGCGCGAACTGGCCGACCAGATCCACGACGTGATCCGCGTCCTCGCGACCGGGACGCGGCTGAGGAGCGCGACCATCTACGGCGGAGTCGGGGCCGCTCCCCAGATCCAGGCGCTGCGAAACGGCGTGGAGATCCTCGTCGCCTGTCCGGGCCGCCTGCTCGACTTGATCGCGCAGGGACACGCGAAGATGAACCGGATCGAAATCCTCGTCCTCGACGAAGGCGACCGCATGTTCGACATGGGCTTCCTGCCCGACGTCCGGCGCATCATCGCGGCCGTGCCGGCGCAGCGCCAGACGATGCTTTTCTCCGCCACCTTCCCGCTCGAAGTGGAGCAGCTGGCGGCGCAGTCGCTCAAACATCCGCAGCGCATCGCGATGGGCCTCAGCCGCCCCGCGTACACCGTCAGCCACGCGCTCTATCCCGTGCCGCCGCATTTAAAATCCCCGCTGCTGATCGAACTGCTCAAACGCATAGACGCCAACTCCGTGCTGGTCTTCACGCGCACGCGCCGCCGCGCGGAAAAATTGCAGCAACAGATCAGGCGGGCAGGTTACAAGGCAACCAGCCTGCACAGCGACCGCACGCAGGGACAACGCCAGGCCGCGCTCCGAGGCTTCAAGGAAGGCATACACGACATCATGGTCGCCACCGACATCGCGGCGCGCGGCCTCGACGTGGAAAACATCTCGCACGTCATCAACTACGACATGCCCGACACCGCCGACGCCTACATCCACCGCATCGGCCGCACCGGGCGCGCCCAGAAAACCGGCGACGCCTTCACTTTCGTCACCAGCGAAGACGAGGACTTGATCCGCAAACTGGAGCGTATCATGGGACAGCCGCTCAAGCGCGAGACGCTGGAGGGATTCGACTACGCCGTCCCCGCGCCGCCCCGCCCCGCGCCCGGACCTCGCGGCGGACGCGGCGCGCCGCGGTCGGATTCGCGCCGCGAGCGTCCCGCGCCCACGCCGAAGAGTTACGGCAAGAACCGTCTCGCGCCGCGCAGGAGGAAGTGA
- a CDS encoding threonine synthase, with product MQKFVGYRCSLCGQEYLPGQVTYACPRDGGNLNVELDYKAIQKKYQPEDVTSREDFSLWRYEPLLPVGAPKGDATPLHLAGWTPVFKLPVLAEELGLKHLWLKDESRNPSASFKDRASAIVVARAREIEAEVIVTASTGNAGAALACMSAAVGQKAVILAPKSAPPAKVAQLLVFGAKVILVDGSYDDAFDLAVKAANEFGWYCRNTGYNPFTAEGKKTAAFEIWEWWLEAHRDWHKKDHPLDNHSPLTIFVSVGDGNIISGIHKGFKDLHKLGWIPNLPRIVGVQAEGSAAIANAFRDGTETIVPVSASTIADSISVDLPRDGVRAVRAARETGGAYVVVSDEEIVRAIAKLGRVGVFAEPAGAAAYAGVERAAASGLTRSDDPVLVLNTGSGLKDVRAAMRAVAEAPVIAPTLEALRQIA from the coding sequence ATGCAAAAATTTGTCGGTTATCGCTGTTCATTGTGTGGACAAGAATACCTGCCCGGCCAGGTGACTTACGCCTGCCCGAGGGACGGGGGCAACCTGAACGTGGAACTGGACTACAAAGCCATCCAGAAAAAATACCAGCCCGAAGACGTGACCAGCCGCGAAGACTTCTCCCTGTGGCGCTACGAGCCGCTCCTGCCGGTCGGCGCGCCGAAAGGCGACGCGACCCCGCTTCACCTCGCGGGCTGGACTCCCGTGTTCAAACTGCCCGTCCTTGCCGAAGAATTGGGACTGAAACATCTCTGGCTCAAAGACGAGTCCCGCAATCCCTCCGCCTCGTTCAAGGACCGCGCCTCCGCCATCGTAGTGGCGCGGGCGCGCGAGATCGAAGCCGAAGTGATCGTGACCGCCTCCACCGGCAACGCGGGCGCGGCGCTCGCCTGCATGTCCGCCGCGGTCGGACAGAAAGCCGTCATCCTCGCGCCCAAATCCGCGCCGCCCGCGAAGGTGGCGCAGCTGCTCGTCTTCGGGGCGAAAGTGATTCTCGTGGACGGTTCCTACGACGACGCCTTCGACCTCGCCGTCAAAGCCGCGAACGAGTTCGGCTGGTACTGTCGGAACACGGGCTACAATCCGTTTACCGCAGAGGGGAAGAAGACCGCCGCCTTCGAAATCTGGGAGTGGTGGCTGGAGGCGCATCGCGACTGGCACAAGAAGGACCATCCGCTCGACAACCATTCGCCGCTGACCATCTTCGTATCCGTGGGCGACGGGAACATCATCTCCGGCATCCACAAGGGCTTCAAAGACCTGCACAAACTCGGCTGGATTCCCAACCTGCCGCGCATCGTCGGCGTGCAGGCGGAAGGCTCCGCCGCCATCGCCAACGCCTTCCGCGATGGGACGGAGACCATCGTCCCCGTCTCCGCTTCGACCATCGCCGACAGCATCTCGGTGGACCTGCCGCGGGACGGCGTGCGCGCCGTCCGCGCGGCGCGCGAGACGGGCGGCGCGTACGTCGTCGTCTCGGACGAGGAGATCGTCCGCGCCATCGCGAAACTCGGACGGGTGGGCGTCTTTGCCGAACCGGCCGGGGCGGCGGCCTACGCCGGGGTGGAGCGCGCGGCCGCGTCGGGTCTGACGCGCAGCGACGATCCCGTGCTGGTCCTGAACACCGGCAGCGGCCTCAAAGACGTCCGCGCCGCCATGCGCGCCGTCGCCGAGGCCCCCGTCATCGCGCCCACGCTGGAGGCGTTGAGGCAGATCGCATGA
- a CDS encoding PurR-regulated permease PerM — MKNRWPPATRYFVTALILIVLVFVGWQARELFKPLITAGLIAYILYPLVELSRRRFKLSQAAASRLVFFFGLALIVALPVSLLPMLTREVNEVIGDLFRIIDDVEALLAKPIAVAGLQFHFNDLIPALRDSLSAVVQFLPENAFKVIETTSRGMLWSLVIVVSVYYFMTDWDRLRDWLIGLAPSDYQHDIWRLYRKIKTVWMNYLRGQLTLMIIVAVVFSVIWSAIGLPGALLLGILAGLFSLIPDVGPFAATALALAVALLEGSNFAWMPQNHLVFALIVAGLYVVLINVKNIWLRPLIYGRSVHMHEGVIFVAIIAAVIFTGIIGAFIIVPVLASLGVIGRYLHARLMGLPAFEDEEPVASPADPPPGAASPAESSPSADSAPDVRAETLTPSD, encoded by the coding sequence ATGAAAAACCGCTGGCCTCCCGCGACGCGCTACTTTGTGACCGCGCTGATCCTGATCGTCCTCGTCTTTGTCGGGTGGCAGGCGCGCGAACTCTTCAAGCCCCTCATCACGGCGGGACTGATCGCGTACATTCTCTACCCGCTGGTGGAATTGTCCCGCCGCCGTTTCAAGTTAAGTCAGGCCGCGGCCTCGCGCCTCGTCTTTTTCTTCGGCCTGGCGTTGATCGTCGCCCTCCCGGTCTCTCTCCTGCCCATGCTGACCCGCGAAGTGAACGAAGTGATCGGCGACCTCTTCAGGATCATTGACGACGTGGAAGCGCTGCTGGCAAAACCGATCGCGGTCGCCGGTCTGCAATTCCACTTCAACGACTTGATCCCGGCCCTGCGCGATTCGCTTTCGGCGGTGGTCCAGTTCCTGCCGGAGAACGCCTTCAAAGTGATCGAAACCACCTCGCGGGGAATGCTCTGGTCGCTGGTGATCGTGGTCAGCGTCTACTATTTTATGACCGATTGGGACCGCCTGCGCGACTGGCTCATCGGCCTCGCTCCGTCCGATTACCAGCACGACATCTGGCGCCTGTACCGCAAGATCAAAACCGTGTGGATGAATTATCTGCGCGGGCAGTTGACCTTAATGATCATCGTGGCCGTCGTCTTTAGCGTAATTTGGAGCGCCATCGGCCTGCCCGGCGCGCTCCTGCTGGGAATCCTGGCGGGCCTCTTCAGCCTCATTCCCGACGTGGGTCCCTTTGCCGCCACCGCGCTGGCCCTCGCCGTCGCGCTGCTCGAAGGCTCCAACTTTGCGTGGATGCCGCAAAACCACCTCGTCTTTGCGCTGATCGTCGCGGGCCTTTATGTGGTCCTCATCAACGTAAAAAACATCTGGCTGCGCCCGCTCATCTACGGACGCAGCGTCCACATGCACGAGGGCGTCATATTCGTCGCCATCATCGCGGCCGTCATCTTTACGGGGATCATCGGCGCCTTCATCATCGTCCCTGTGCTGGCCTCGCTGGGCGTGATCGGACGGTACCTCCACGCGCGGCTGATGGGATTGCCCGCCTTCGAAGACGAAGAACCCGTCGCCTCTCCCGCCGACCCGCCGCCGGGCGCGGCCTCCCCGGCCGAATCCTCCCCCTCGGCGGACTCCGCCCCGGACGTCCGCGCGGAAACGTTGACCCCATCCGACTGA
- a CDS encoding aldo/keto reductase, with translation MKMEYRRLGRAGIKVSALSFGSWVTFHNQVQIDSAAEMMRIAYEAGVNFFDNAEVYAGGKSEEVMGAALKRLGWRRGSYLVSTKFFWGLHDGPNERNTLNRKRLLEAIDGSLRRLGLDYVDLVFCHRPDKNTPVEETARAMQDIVASGRAMYWGVSEWSADEIRAAWDVCDKYGWHRPTMEQPEYNLFHRERVEKEYARLYEDIGLGTTTWSPLASGLLTGKYQNGIPADSRGALKGYGWLKDKLTDPENLAKVKKLAKIAKELDCTLAQFAIAWCAKNPNVSTVITGASRPEQVSENMKALEVLPKLTEDVMAQVDKIVGKPKEEGE, from the coding sequence ATGAAAATGGAATATCGCCGTTTGGGAAGGGCTGGCATTAAAGTCAGCGCGCTGTCTTTCGGGTCGTGGGTCACGTTTCACAACCAGGTGCAGATCGATTCTGCGGCGGAGATGATGCGGATCGCGTACGAGGCGGGCGTCAACTTCTTCGACAACGCGGAAGTTTACGCGGGCGGGAAGTCCGAGGAAGTGATGGGCGCGGCGCTGAAAAGACTCGGCTGGCGGCGCGGCAGTTACCTCGTCTCGACGAAATTTTTCTGGGGACTGCACGACGGCCCCAACGAACGGAACACGCTGAACCGCAAACGCCTGCTCGAGGCGATTGACGGTTCCCTCCGCCGACTTGGGCTGGACTACGTGGACCTCGTCTTTTGTCACCGCCCCGACAAAAACACCCCCGTCGAAGAGACGGCGCGGGCGATGCAGGATATCGTCGCGTCGGGACGCGCCATGTACTGGGGCGTCTCCGAGTGGAGCGCGGACGAGATCCGCGCCGCGTGGGACGTCTGCGACAAATACGGCTGGCACAGGCCGACCATGGAACAGCCCGAATACAATCTCTTCCACCGCGAGCGCGTGGAAAAAGAATACGCGCGTCTCTACGAAGACATCGGCCTCGGGACGACGACCTGGAGTCCGCTGGCTTCGGGACTGTTGACGGGCAAATACCAGAACGGCATCCCCGCCGACAGCCGCGGCGCGTTGAAAGGCTATGGCTGGCTCAAGGACAAACTGACCGACCCGGAAAACCTCGCTAAAGTAAAGAAACTGGCAAAGATCGCCAAAGAGTTGGACTGCACGCTGGCGCAGTTCGCCATCGCCTGGTGCGCGAAGAATCCCAACGTCAGCACGGTCATCACGGGCGCGAGCCGTCCCGAGCAGGTGAGCGAGAACATGAAAGCGCTCGAAGTCCTGCCGAAATTGACCGAGGACGTGATGGCGCAGGTGGATAAGATCGTCGGAAAGCCGAAGGAAGAAGGGGAGTAA